The proteins below come from a single Sorghum bicolor cultivar BTx623 chromosome 4, Sorghum_bicolor_NCBIv3, whole genome shotgun sequence genomic window:
- the LOC8056415 gene encoding probable starch synthase 4, chloroplastic/amyloplastic isoform X5: protein METPRLAVGAASRPPPPTPRFRRRRFPRPRGGVHCFPFARAARPVLLTRCSSSSSSREGNGDSRGKPRRESSSTVRLDVDADSDQVPSLADEGDVGELFRLAQRNILYINKQRLMAMEELKKLQDENNLLLEEIQVLETEMQGIPLEAAQSLSFSELLLRIDTMVISGMISMAEASDLREKVVTNRSIIQSAFSDIHHKPNTELLSELRLFLRKPIEKPLHIVHICSEMYPIASSGSLSTYVASLSCEIQKKGNLVEVILPKYTSINVDGIHGLRRAEAEYESYFGGVWHKNKIWTGTSSGVGLVLIEPSQLYYFSRDMLHGYPDDFERFSYFSRASLDYIVKSGKRPDIIHIHNWETAIVAPLFWDIFAHQGLGNTRILLTCQDLNSECLEEPNILEMCGLDPNKLHRPDRLQDTNKTHLVNILKGGIVYSNKVILMSSTDSKDSLIHGSRHGLQSTLTTHKEKISVASYGLDGELWDPSKDIFLPRRYSANDIEGKSICRQALRRRLRFNGDSSIIVGCICDDNSDIHSLKEAVHVALRRNSQVIIMEKLGSVVNSTLQALKGEILGDKIAFVEAYDESLAHLIYAGSDIILCSSFEDPSLQTAMKAIKYGSVPVQLNFPSDESRELEGHGCPNTAMSQYIISTYGDLSLSQTLDDFNNDPSHWDRQIKDGMARGSSWDMKCYNLHWDAYSSIRKL, encoded by the exons ATGGAGACACCGCGGCTTGCAGTCGGGGCAGCGTCGCGGCCCCCGCCACCAACTCCTCGattccggcggcggcgcttcCCGCGTCCGCGCGGCGGGGTGCATTGCTTCCCCTTCGCCCGCGCCGCTCGACCGGTGCTTCTAACCcggtgctcctcctcctcctcctccag GGAGGGGAACGGCGATTCTCGCGGTAAGCCCCGGCGCGAGAGCTCCAGTACCGTCCG GTTGGACGTCGACGCAGATAGTGATCAG GTACCAAGTTTGGCTGATGagggtgatgttggggagctcttCAGACTGGCTCAACGGA ATATCCTGTACATTAACAAGCAGCGGCTTATGGCTATGGAGGAGCTGAAGAAACTACAGGATGAAAATAATTTGCTTCTTGAGGAAATACAAGTACTAGAAACAGAAATGCAAG GTATTCCCCTAGAAGCAGCACAATCGTTAAGTTTCAGCGAGTTACTCCTGCGGATAGATACAATGGTCATTTCTGGAATGATCAGCATGGCGGAAGCATCTGATTTAAGAGAGAAAGTTGTCACTAATAGAAGCATAATACAAAGCGCCTTTTCTGACATTCATCATAAGCCAAATACTGAATTGCTGTCTGAACTGCGACTCTTTCTACGTAAACCAATAGA GAAACCTCTTCATATTGTGCACATCTGCAGTGAAATGTACCCAATAGCATCATCTGGATCATTATCAACCTATGTTGCTAGTTTATCTTGTGAGATTCAAAAAAAGGGTAACTTGGTGGAGGTGATACTACCCAA GTACACCAGCATAAACGTGGATGGAATTCATGGTCTAAGGAGAGCTGAGGCAGAGTATGAATCTTATTTTGGTGGTGTTTGGCATAAAAACAAAATATGGACTGG TACATCAAGTGGTGTTGGTCTTGTACTTATAGAACCATCTCAGCTCTACTATTTCAGTCGTGATATGTTACATGGCTACCCTGATGACTTTGAGCG attttcctatTTTTCCCGTGCATCCCTGGATTATATTGTAAAATCTGGAAAGCGGCCAGACATTATACACATACATAACTGGGAAACTGCTATAGTGGCACCACTTTTCTGGGATATATTTGCTCACCAG GGACTTGGGAACACTCGGATATTACTGACGTGCCAAGACTTGAATTCAGAA TGCCTAGAGGAGCCAAATATATTGGAGATGTGTGGGCTCGATCCAAATAAGCTTCACCGCCCTGATCGTCTGCAGGATACAAATAAGACACATCTTGTTAATATTCTTAAG GGGGGCATTGTTTATTCAAATAAAGTCATTTTGATGTCCTCAACAGATTCAAAAGATTCTCTTATTCATGGTTCAAGACATGGGCTGCAATCAACATTAACCACACATAA GGAGAAGATATCGGTTGCTTCTTACGGACTGGATGGTGAACTTTGGGATCCATCGAAAGACATTTTCCTTCCTCGAAGGTATTCTGCCAATGATATTGAGGGGAAGTCCATTTGCAGACAAGCACTTAGGCGACGACTTCGATTCAACGGTGATTCATCCATTATA GTAGGATGTATCTGTGATGATAATTCAGATATCCATAGTCTTAAAGAAGCAGTTCATGTTGCTCTGCGCAGGAATTCTCAG GTCATCATCATGGAAAAGTTAGGGTCTGTCGTGAACTCAACTTTGCAAGCATTAAAGGGAGAGATATTG GGAGACAAAATAGCATTCGTTGAGGCATACGATGAATCCCTAGCACATTTAATATATGCAGGATCTGATATCATTCTTTGCTCTTCCTTTGAAGATCCATCACTGCAAACAGCG ATGAAGGCAATAAAGTATGGTTCTGTGCCGGTACAATTAAACTTTCCCAGCGATGAATCAAG GGAGTTGGAGGGGCATGGTTGCCCCAATACAGCAATGTCTCAGTACATCATCTCAACCTATGGAGATCTGTCTCTTTCTCAAACACTTGATGACTTT AACAATGACCCTTCACATTGGGATCGGCAGATTAAGGATGGGATGGCTAGGGGTTCGTCATGGGACATGAAGTGCTATAACCTTCATTGGGATGCTTATTCCTCTATAAGGAAGCTGTGA
- the LOC8056415 gene encoding probable starch synthase 4, chloroplastic/amyloplastic isoform X3 produces METPRLAVGAASRPPPPTPRFRRRRFPRPRGGVHCFPFARAARPVLLTRCSSSSSSREGNGDSRGKPRRESSSTVRLDVDADSDQGNCCFQVPSLADEGDVGELFRLAQRSNYSSLALPNLSVTDILYINKQRLMAMEELKKLQDENNLLLEEIQVLETEMQGIPLEAAQSLSFSELLLRIDTMVISGMISMAEASDLREKVVTNRSIIQSAFSDIHHKPNTELLSELRLFLRKPIEKPLHIVHICSEMYPIASSGSLSTYVASLSCEIQKKGNLVEVILPKYTSINVDGIHGLRRAEAEYESYFGGVWHKNKIWTGTSSGVGLVLIEPSQLYYFSRDMLHGYPDDFERFSYFSRASLDYIVKSGKRPDIIHIHNWETAIVAPLFWDIFAHQGLGNTRILLTCQDLNSECLEEPNILEMCGLDPNKLHRPDRLQDTNKTHLVNILKGGIVYSNKVILMSSTDSKDSLIHGSRHGLQSTLTTHKEKISVASYGLDGELWDPSKDIFLPRRYSANDIEGKSICRQALRRRLRFNGCICDDNSDIHSLKEAVHVALRRNSQVIIMEKLGSVVNSTLQALKGEILGDKIAFVEAYDESLAHLIYAGSDIILCSSFEDPSLQTAMKAIKYGSVPVQLNFPSDESRELEGHGCPNTAMSQYIISTYGDLSLSQTLDDFNNDPSHWDRQIKDGMARGSSWDMKCYNLHWDAYSSIRKL; encoded by the exons ATGGAGACACCGCGGCTTGCAGTCGGGGCAGCGTCGCGGCCCCCGCCACCAACTCCTCGattccggcggcggcgcttcCCGCGTCCGCGCGGCGGGGTGCATTGCTTCCCCTTCGCCCGCGCCGCTCGACCGGTGCTTCTAACCcggtgctcctcctcctcctcctccag GGAGGGGAACGGCGATTCTCGCGGTAAGCCCCGGCGCGAGAGCTCCAGTACCGTCCG GTTGGACGTCGACGCAGATAGTGATCAG GGTAATTGCTGTTTCCAGGTACCAAGTTTGGCTGATGagggtgatgttggggagctcttCAGACTGGCTCAACGGAGTAATTACTCTTCCCTTGCTTTACCTAAT ttgTCTGTTACAGATATCCTGTACATTAACAAGCAGCGGCTTATGGCTATGGAGGAGCTGAAGAAACTACAGGATGAAAATAATTTGCTTCTTGAGGAAATACAAGTACTAGAAACAGAAATGCAAG GTATTCCCCTAGAAGCAGCACAATCGTTAAGTTTCAGCGAGTTACTCCTGCGGATAGATACAATGGTCATTTCTGGAATGATCAGCATGGCGGAAGCATCTGATTTAAGAGAGAAAGTTGTCACTAATAGAAGCATAATACAAAGCGCCTTTTCTGACATTCATCATAAGCCAAATACTGAATTGCTGTCTGAACTGCGACTCTTTCTACGTAAACCAATAGA GAAACCTCTTCATATTGTGCACATCTGCAGTGAAATGTACCCAATAGCATCATCTGGATCATTATCAACCTATGTTGCTAGTTTATCTTGTGAGATTCAAAAAAAGGGTAACTTGGTGGAGGTGATACTACCCAA GTACACCAGCATAAACGTGGATGGAATTCATGGTCTAAGGAGAGCTGAGGCAGAGTATGAATCTTATTTTGGTGGTGTTTGGCATAAAAACAAAATATGGACTGG TACATCAAGTGGTGTTGGTCTTGTACTTATAGAACCATCTCAGCTCTACTATTTCAGTCGTGATATGTTACATGGCTACCCTGATGACTTTGAGCG attttcctatTTTTCCCGTGCATCCCTGGATTATATTGTAAAATCTGGAAAGCGGCCAGACATTATACACATACATAACTGGGAAACTGCTATAGTGGCACCACTTTTCTGGGATATATTTGCTCACCAG GGACTTGGGAACACTCGGATATTACTGACGTGCCAAGACTTGAATTCAGAA TGCCTAGAGGAGCCAAATATATTGGAGATGTGTGGGCTCGATCCAAATAAGCTTCACCGCCCTGATCGTCTGCAGGATACAAATAAGACACATCTTGTTAATATTCTTAAG GGGGGCATTGTTTATTCAAATAAAGTCATTTTGATGTCCTCAACAGATTCAAAAGATTCTCTTATTCATGGTTCAAGACATGGGCTGCAATCAACATTAACCACACATAA GGAGAAGATATCGGTTGCTTCTTACGGACTGGATGGTGAACTTTGGGATCCATCGAAAGACATTTTCCTTCCTCGAAGGTATTCTGCCAATGATATTGAGGGGAAGTCCATTTGCAGACAAGCACTTAGGCGACGACTTCGATTCAACG GATGTATCTGTGATGATAATTCAGATATCCATAGTCTTAAAGAAGCAGTTCATGTTGCTCTGCGCAGGAATTCTCAG GTCATCATCATGGAAAAGTTAGGGTCTGTCGTGAACTCAACTTTGCAAGCATTAAAGGGAGAGATATTG GGAGACAAAATAGCATTCGTTGAGGCATACGATGAATCCCTAGCACATTTAATATATGCAGGATCTGATATCATTCTTTGCTCTTCCTTTGAAGATCCATCACTGCAAACAGCG ATGAAGGCAATAAAGTATGGTTCTGTGCCGGTACAATTAAACTTTCCCAGCGATGAATCAAG GGAGTTGGAGGGGCATGGTTGCCCCAATACAGCAATGTCTCAGTACATCATCTCAACCTATGGAGATCTGTCTCTTTCTCAAACACTTGATGACTTT AACAATGACCCTTCACATTGGGATCGGCAGATTAAGGATGGGATGGCTAGGGGTTCGTCATGGGACATGAAGTGCTATAACCTTCATTGGGATGCTTATTCCTCTATAAGGAAGCTGTGA
- the LOC8056415 gene encoding probable starch synthase 4, chloroplastic/amyloplastic isoform X9: protein METPRLAVGAASRPPPPTPRFRRRRFPRPRGGVHCFPFARAARPVLLTRCSSSSSSREGNGDSRGKPRRESSSTVRLDVDADSDQGNCCFQVPSLADEGDVGELFRLAQRSNYSSLALPNLSVTDILYINKQRLMAMEELKKLQDENNLLLEEIQVLETEMQGIPLEAAQSLSFSELLLRIDTMVISGMISMAEASDLREKVVTNRSIIQSAFSDIHHKPNTELLSELRLFLRKPIEKPLHIVHICSEMYPIASSGSLSTYVASLSCEIQKKGNLVEVILPKYTSINVDGIHGLRRAEAEYESYFGGVWHKNKIWTGTSSGVGLVLIEPSQLYYFSRDMLHGYPDDFERFSYFSRASLDYIVKSGKRPDIIHIHNWETAIVAPLFWDIFAHQGLGNTRILLTCQDLNSECLEEPNILEMCGLDPNKLHRPDRLQDTNKTHLVNILKGGIVYSNKVILMSSTDSKDSLIHGSRHGLQSTLTTHKEKISVASYGLDGELWDPSKDIFLPRRYSANDIEGKSICRQALRRRLRFNGDSSIIDVSVMIIQISIVLKKQFMLLCAGILRSSSWKS, encoded by the exons ATGGAGACACCGCGGCTTGCAGTCGGGGCAGCGTCGCGGCCCCCGCCACCAACTCCTCGattccggcggcggcgcttcCCGCGTCCGCGCGGCGGGGTGCATTGCTTCCCCTTCGCCCGCGCCGCTCGACCGGTGCTTCTAACCcggtgctcctcctcctcctcctccag GGAGGGGAACGGCGATTCTCGCGGTAAGCCCCGGCGCGAGAGCTCCAGTACCGTCCG GTTGGACGTCGACGCAGATAGTGATCAG GGTAATTGCTGTTTCCAGGTACCAAGTTTGGCTGATGagggtgatgttggggagctcttCAGACTGGCTCAACGGAGTAATTACTCTTCCCTTGCTTTACCTAAT ttgTCTGTTACAGATATCCTGTACATTAACAAGCAGCGGCTTATGGCTATGGAGGAGCTGAAGAAACTACAGGATGAAAATAATTTGCTTCTTGAGGAAATACAAGTACTAGAAACAGAAATGCAAG GTATTCCCCTAGAAGCAGCACAATCGTTAAGTTTCAGCGAGTTACTCCTGCGGATAGATACAATGGTCATTTCTGGAATGATCAGCATGGCGGAAGCATCTGATTTAAGAGAGAAAGTTGTCACTAATAGAAGCATAATACAAAGCGCCTTTTCTGACATTCATCATAAGCCAAATACTGAATTGCTGTCTGAACTGCGACTCTTTCTACGTAAACCAATAGA GAAACCTCTTCATATTGTGCACATCTGCAGTGAAATGTACCCAATAGCATCATCTGGATCATTATCAACCTATGTTGCTAGTTTATCTTGTGAGATTCAAAAAAAGGGTAACTTGGTGGAGGTGATACTACCCAA GTACACCAGCATAAACGTGGATGGAATTCATGGTCTAAGGAGAGCTGAGGCAGAGTATGAATCTTATTTTGGTGGTGTTTGGCATAAAAACAAAATATGGACTGG TACATCAAGTGGTGTTGGTCTTGTACTTATAGAACCATCTCAGCTCTACTATTTCAGTCGTGATATGTTACATGGCTACCCTGATGACTTTGAGCG attttcctatTTTTCCCGTGCATCCCTGGATTATATTGTAAAATCTGGAAAGCGGCCAGACATTATACACATACATAACTGGGAAACTGCTATAGTGGCACCACTTTTCTGGGATATATTTGCTCACCAG GGACTTGGGAACACTCGGATATTACTGACGTGCCAAGACTTGAATTCAGAA TGCCTAGAGGAGCCAAATATATTGGAGATGTGTGGGCTCGATCCAAATAAGCTTCACCGCCCTGATCGTCTGCAGGATACAAATAAGACACATCTTGTTAATATTCTTAAG GGGGGCATTGTTTATTCAAATAAAGTCATTTTGATGTCCTCAACAGATTCAAAAGATTCTCTTATTCATGGTTCAAGACATGGGCTGCAATCAACATTAACCACACATAA GGAGAAGATATCGGTTGCTTCTTACGGACTGGATGGTGAACTTTGGGATCCATCGAAAGACATTTTCCTTCCTCGAAGGTATTCTGCCAATGATATTGAGGGGAAGTCCATTTGCAGACAAGCACTTAGGCGACGACTTCGATTCAACGGTGATTCATCCATTATA GATGTATCTGTGATGATAATTCAGATATCCATAGTCTTAAAGAAGCAGTTCATGTTGCTCTGCGCAGGAATTCTCAG GTCATCATCATGGAAAAGTTAG
- the LOC8056415 gene encoding probable starch synthase 4, chloroplastic/amyloplastic isoform X8 has translation METPRLAVGAASRPPPPTPRFRRRRFPRPRGGVHCFPFARAARPVLLTRCSSSSSSREGNGDSRGKPRRESSSTVRLDVDADSDQGNCCFQVPSLADEGDVGELFRLAQRSNYSSLALPNLSVTDILYINKQRLMAMEELKKLQDENNLLLEEIQVLETEMQGIPLEAAQSLSFSELLLRIDTMVISGMISMAEASDLREKVVTNRSIIQSAFSDIHHKPNTELLSELRLFLRKPIEKPLHIVHICSEMYPIASSGSLSTYVASLSCEIQKKGNLVEVILPKYTSINVDGIHGLRRAEAEYESYFGGVWHKNKIWTGTSSGVGLVLIEPSQLYYFSRDMLHGYPDDFERFSYFSRASLDYIVKSGKRPDIIHIHNWETAIVAPLFWDIFAHQGLGNTRILLTCQDLNSECLEEPNILEMCGLDPNKLHRPDRLQDTNKTHLVNILKGGIVYSNKVILMSSTDSKDSLIHGSRHGLQSTLTTHKEKISVASYGLDGELWDPSKDIFLPRRYSANDIEGKSICRQALRRRLRFNGDSSIIVGCICDDNSDIHSLKEAVHVALRRNSQLQEFILYRSSSWKS, from the exons ATGGAGACACCGCGGCTTGCAGTCGGGGCAGCGTCGCGGCCCCCGCCACCAACTCCTCGattccggcggcggcgcttcCCGCGTCCGCGCGGCGGGGTGCATTGCTTCCCCTTCGCCCGCGCCGCTCGACCGGTGCTTCTAACCcggtgctcctcctcctcctcctccag GGAGGGGAACGGCGATTCTCGCGGTAAGCCCCGGCGCGAGAGCTCCAGTACCGTCCG GTTGGACGTCGACGCAGATAGTGATCAG GGTAATTGCTGTTTCCAGGTACCAAGTTTGGCTGATGagggtgatgttggggagctcttCAGACTGGCTCAACGGAGTAATTACTCTTCCCTTGCTTTACCTAAT ttgTCTGTTACAGATATCCTGTACATTAACAAGCAGCGGCTTATGGCTATGGAGGAGCTGAAGAAACTACAGGATGAAAATAATTTGCTTCTTGAGGAAATACAAGTACTAGAAACAGAAATGCAAG GTATTCCCCTAGAAGCAGCACAATCGTTAAGTTTCAGCGAGTTACTCCTGCGGATAGATACAATGGTCATTTCTGGAATGATCAGCATGGCGGAAGCATCTGATTTAAGAGAGAAAGTTGTCACTAATAGAAGCATAATACAAAGCGCCTTTTCTGACATTCATCATAAGCCAAATACTGAATTGCTGTCTGAACTGCGACTCTTTCTACGTAAACCAATAGA GAAACCTCTTCATATTGTGCACATCTGCAGTGAAATGTACCCAATAGCATCATCTGGATCATTATCAACCTATGTTGCTAGTTTATCTTGTGAGATTCAAAAAAAGGGTAACTTGGTGGAGGTGATACTACCCAA GTACACCAGCATAAACGTGGATGGAATTCATGGTCTAAGGAGAGCTGAGGCAGAGTATGAATCTTATTTTGGTGGTGTTTGGCATAAAAACAAAATATGGACTGG TACATCAAGTGGTGTTGGTCTTGTACTTATAGAACCATCTCAGCTCTACTATTTCAGTCGTGATATGTTACATGGCTACCCTGATGACTTTGAGCG attttcctatTTTTCCCGTGCATCCCTGGATTATATTGTAAAATCTGGAAAGCGGCCAGACATTATACACATACATAACTGGGAAACTGCTATAGTGGCACCACTTTTCTGGGATATATTTGCTCACCAG GGACTTGGGAACACTCGGATATTACTGACGTGCCAAGACTTGAATTCAGAA TGCCTAGAGGAGCCAAATATATTGGAGATGTGTGGGCTCGATCCAAATAAGCTTCACCGCCCTGATCGTCTGCAGGATACAAATAAGACACATCTTGTTAATATTCTTAAG GGGGGCATTGTTTATTCAAATAAAGTCATTTTGATGTCCTCAACAGATTCAAAAGATTCTCTTATTCATGGTTCAAGACATGGGCTGCAATCAACATTAACCACACATAA GGAGAAGATATCGGTTGCTTCTTACGGACTGGATGGTGAACTTTGGGATCCATCGAAAGACATTTTCCTTCCTCGAAGGTATTCTGCCAATGATATTGAGGGGAAGTCCATTTGCAGACAAGCACTTAGGCGACGACTTCGATTCAACGGTGATTCATCCATTATA GTAGGATGTATCTGTGATGATAATTCAGATATCCATAGTCTTAAAGAAGCAGTTCATGTTGCTCTGCGCAGGAATTCTCAG TTGCAAGAGTTTATACTGTACAGGTCATCATCATGGAAAAGTTAG
- the LOC8056415 gene encoding probable starch synthase 4, chloroplastic/amyloplastic isoform X1, protein METPRLAVGAASRPPPPTPRFRRRRFPRPRGGVHCFPFARAARPVLLTRCSSSSSSREGNGDSRGKPRRESSSTVRLDVDADSDQGNCCFQVPSLADEGDVGELFRLAQRSNYSSLALPNLSVTDILYINKQRLMAMEELKKLQDENNLLLEEIQVLETEMQGIPLEAAQSLSFSELLLRIDTMVISGMISMAEASDLREKVVTNRSIIQSAFSDIHHKPNTELLSELRLFLRKPIEKPLHIVHICSEMYPIASSGSLSTYVASLSCEIQKKGNLVEVILPKYTSINVDGIHGLRRAEAEYESYFGGVWHKNKIWTGTSSGVGLVLIEPSQLYYFSRDMLHGYPDDFERFSYFSRASLDYIVKSGKRPDIIHIHNWETAIVAPLFWDIFAHQGLGNTRILLTCQDLNSECLEEPNILEMCGLDPNKLHRPDRLQDTNKTHLVNILKGGIVYSNKVILMSSTDSKDSLIHGSRHGLQSTLTTHKEKISVASYGLDGELWDPSKDIFLPRRYSANDIEGKSICRQALRRRLRFNGDSSIIVGCICDDNSDIHSLKEAVHVALRRNSQVIIMEKLGSVVNSTLQALKGEILGDKIAFVEAYDESLAHLIYAGSDIILCSSFEDPSLQTAMKAIKYGSVPVQLNFPSDESRELEGHGCPNTAMSQYIISTYGDLSLSQTLDDFNNDPSHWDRQIKDGMARGSSWDMKCYNLHWDAYSSIRKL, encoded by the exons ATGGAGACACCGCGGCTTGCAGTCGGGGCAGCGTCGCGGCCCCCGCCACCAACTCCTCGattccggcggcggcgcttcCCGCGTCCGCGCGGCGGGGTGCATTGCTTCCCCTTCGCCCGCGCCGCTCGACCGGTGCTTCTAACCcggtgctcctcctcctcctcctccag GGAGGGGAACGGCGATTCTCGCGGTAAGCCCCGGCGCGAGAGCTCCAGTACCGTCCG GTTGGACGTCGACGCAGATAGTGATCAG GGTAATTGCTGTTTCCAGGTACCAAGTTTGGCTGATGagggtgatgttggggagctcttCAGACTGGCTCAACGGAGTAATTACTCTTCCCTTGCTTTACCTAAT ttgTCTGTTACAGATATCCTGTACATTAACAAGCAGCGGCTTATGGCTATGGAGGAGCTGAAGAAACTACAGGATGAAAATAATTTGCTTCTTGAGGAAATACAAGTACTAGAAACAGAAATGCAAG GTATTCCCCTAGAAGCAGCACAATCGTTAAGTTTCAGCGAGTTACTCCTGCGGATAGATACAATGGTCATTTCTGGAATGATCAGCATGGCGGAAGCATCTGATTTAAGAGAGAAAGTTGTCACTAATAGAAGCATAATACAAAGCGCCTTTTCTGACATTCATCATAAGCCAAATACTGAATTGCTGTCTGAACTGCGACTCTTTCTACGTAAACCAATAGA GAAACCTCTTCATATTGTGCACATCTGCAGTGAAATGTACCCAATAGCATCATCTGGATCATTATCAACCTATGTTGCTAGTTTATCTTGTGAGATTCAAAAAAAGGGTAACTTGGTGGAGGTGATACTACCCAA GTACACCAGCATAAACGTGGATGGAATTCATGGTCTAAGGAGAGCTGAGGCAGAGTATGAATCTTATTTTGGTGGTGTTTGGCATAAAAACAAAATATGGACTGG TACATCAAGTGGTGTTGGTCTTGTACTTATAGAACCATCTCAGCTCTACTATTTCAGTCGTGATATGTTACATGGCTACCCTGATGACTTTGAGCG attttcctatTTTTCCCGTGCATCCCTGGATTATATTGTAAAATCTGGAAAGCGGCCAGACATTATACACATACATAACTGGGAAACTGCTATAGTGGCACCACTTTTCTGGGATATATTTGCTCACCAG GGACTTGGGAACACTCGGATATTACTGACGTGCCAAGACTTGAATTCAGAA TGCCTAGAGGAGCCAAATATATTGGAGATGTGTGGGCTCGATCCAAATAAGCTTCACCGCCCTGATCGTCTGCAGGATACAAATAAGACACATCTTGTTAATATTCTTAAG GGGGGCATTGTTTATTCAAATAAAGTCATTTTGATGTCCTCAACAGATTCAAAAGATTCTCTTATTCATGGTTCAAGACATGGGCTGCAATCAACATTAACCACACATAA GGAGAAGATATCGGTTGCTTCTTACGGACTGGATGGTGAACTTTGGGATCCATCGAAAGACATTTTCCTTCCTCGAAGGTATTCTGCCAATGATATTGAGGGGAAGTCCATTTGCAGACAAGCACTTAGGCGACGACTTCGATTCAACGGTGATTCATCCATTATA GTAGGATGTATCTGTGATGATAATTCAGATATCCATAGTCTTAAAGAAGCAGTTCATGTTGCTCTGCGCAGGAATTCTCAG GTCATCATCATGGAAAAGTTAGGGTCTGTCGTGAACTCAACTTTGCAAGCATTAAAGGGAGAGATATTG GGAGACAAAATAGCATTCGTTGAGGCATACGATGAATCCCTAGCACATTTAATATATGCAGGATCTGATATCATTCTTTGCTCTTCCTTTGAAGATCCATCACTGCAAACAGCG ATGAAGGCAATAAAGTATGGTTCTGTGCCGGTACAATTAAACTTTCCCAGCGATGAATCAAG GGAGTTGGAGGGGCATGGTTGCCCCAATACAGCAATGTCTCAGTACATCATCTCAACCTATGGAGATCTGTCTCTTTCTCAAACACTTGATGACTTT AACAATGACCCTTCACATTGGGATCGGCAGATTAAGGATGGGATGGCTAGGGGTTCGTCATGGGACATGAAGTGCTATAACCTTCATTGGGATGCTTATTCCTCTATAAGGAAGCTGTGA